In the genome of Anabaena cylindrica PCC 7122, the window TTGTAAGGCAGGCGCTCTACCAACTGAGCTAACCGCCCGTTTTTGTCACTTATTTAATATAGCACAGGGTTTGAAAATTTTGCAAGTATTTTGAAAATTTTTTTGTCTATGCACTATACTGACTCAGTACGGGCTAAATGCCGAGCTAACCGCACTCTATCTTAAAAGATGCCCTCTGGTCAGACGCACGATCGCATTACTATTTGGTCTTTGCCATTTGTGGCTGGTGTGACTTTGGTTTCGACTCGCAGCAGTAATATGACTTTGTTGGTGGCGGGTGGGTTTATGTTTGGGGGGTTGATGTTTGGCCCCGATTTGGATATTTACTCCCGTCAATTTCAGCGTTGGGGTTTTCTCCGTTGGATTTGGCTACCGTATCAAAAAAGTCTGCGCCATCGGTCTTTTTTATCCCATGGGCCAATTATTGGCACGACTTTGCGGGTGGTGTATCTAACGAGTTTTTTGGCGGTTGTCGGGATTTTGGCTTTGGTGTTGTTTGCGAAGTTGGGGAATGTGGCGTTGAATTGGGGGGATGTTTGGAGGGGTGTGGGGCGATCGCTCTTTCTCTATTATGGGGAATTTTTTGCTCTGTTTGTGGGGTTTGAATTGGGGGCTATGAGTCATTCTCTGAGCGATTGGAGTAATTCGGCTTATAAGCGGTTTCAAAAGCAGGGGATGCAAGGGTTACTTCCTAATGGCAAAATGAAGAGGCGGAAGGGAGTAAAGGCGGTTAAAAAACGCAGAGGGACGCTGAGGTAAACGCAAAGGGACGCTGAGGTTTTATGGTAGATAATGGGGTTTTGGTGGCTTTGCAGGAGTTGATTGATGTGGTGGCAAAATTGCGATCGCCTGGAGGTTGTCCTTGGGATTTGGCACAAACGCCCCAAAGTCTTACTCCCTGTGTAATTGAGGAGGCTTATGAAGTGGTTGATGCAATTCAAACTGGGGATAAAAATGCGATCGTAGAAGAGTTAGGTGATTTATTATTACAGGTAGTATTACAAGCTCAAATTGCTAGTGAAGTCGGTGATTTTTCTCTACAAGAGGTGGCTGAGGGTATTTCTCAAAAGTTGATTCGTCGTCATCCTCATGTTTTTGGTGATGTCACGGTAAAAAATATTGATGAGGTACGTCAAAATTGGGAAACTATCAAAGCCGCAGAAAAGGGAGAAACACCAGAAGCTCAAAAACTGAGTGATAAACTTAGTCGTTATCGGCGTAGTCTTCCCCCTTTAAATGCAGCGATGAAGATTTCTCAAAAGGCTGCGAATGTTGGTTTTGAATGGAATAATGTGGATGAAGTTTGGGGAAAATTTCACGAAGAGTTAGGGGAATTTCAACAGGCTTTAGCTGAAGAAACTAAAGAAAGACAAGAATCAGAATTAGGTGATTTACTATTTGCAATAATTCAAGTTGCTAGATGGCATAATCTTGATCCTAGTGCAGGTTTGCAAGGTACAAGTCAGCGATTTATCCAGCGGTTGCAAAAAATGGAGGACGTTATTGATCGTCCTCTGACAGATTATAGTTTGGAGGAGTTAGATGCACTTTGGCAACAGGCAAAGGCTAAACTTGCTCAGGGGTAATTACTTTGGCGTAGTCTGCCGGATGCATGATTACAAATTGCTTTAAGATTTGTTTGTATCAAACCACTTTTCATACAAAGCTTGATAAGTTCCATCTTCTCGTAAATTGAGTAAAGCTCTGTTGATTTTTTTCCTATAAGGACTTTCGTTAGGTAGAACTATACCGTAGTTTTCTTCCCGGAAAATACTACCAACAACTTCTACCTTACCTTTGCCTTCATTGGCTGCATAAAATAGGAGTACAGGAGCATCAAATACAATAGCAGCTGCTTTTTTGGTTAATAGCGCATCATAAGCTTGTTCAATTTTAGGGAATTCTGAAACGGTAATTTTTTTTTCTCGCAGGTATGCTGCTGCCGTACTACCAGAGGTTGTTGCTACTACTTTACCTGGGAGATCGTTTATACTTCTAATATCACCTTGAAGTTGCTGTACAGTTAACTCTGTCGTAGCACTAGCCGTAAAGTAAGCGACGAAAATAATAGCGATAAACATCCAGATAATAGCTAAAATTCTGCCGATAGCACCTTTGGGCATTTCGTCAACTTGCGCCCCTAATGTGGCAGCTGCCCACCAACAAGCTTTGAAAATACCAGGAAAGTATGATTTGGGAATCATCCCATCTGGGTGATGGCGTTCAGATAACCAAATTATATGGGCTGCAATTATCACCAGTACTAAGGCTACACCAATCACTTGCAACAGGCCTGCCGAGAAAAATAATTGCCAAATATTGGATAAAGAATTACCGCTTGTTACTTGCTTGGGTACTAAAATCTGAAGTCCTGAGGCAAGCATGGGTAAGGAAAAATCAAAATTTTCCTGACGTTGGGCTGTAATGGAAATGGCAGAAATTCCTAAATCAGCTTTATTCTCTTTAACGGCAGTTAGTAAGTCTGCTACGGTGGGATATTCAACAAATTTAGATTCTACATTCATCTGCTTGGCGATGCTATCCCAAAGATCAATACTAAATCCTGATAACTTACCTTGATCAGAAAATACAAAGGGTGGTATTTCTCTTGTAGCTACTAATAAAGGTTGTTGGGATTCTGGGTTTTGGGCAAGTCCGGGAGCAGATATCAGTAATAATACTAGCATTCCGCCTATTAATCCTAGCGAAATATGATGCTTTCTGGCAAGGTAGGCAATGATTTGGCGAAATCGAATAGAAAGGGCTTGTACCATAGAAATTTGCGTTGAGTCAAACAAAATAAAACATAGTATTTATTTATCATGCTTACCCAAGCGCAAATATTATATTTTTGATACACAGCTTGTTACCAAGGATTACCAATAACTGTAAAAGCAGACCAATAATAAGGGTGGGAAAAAGTTTCATCTCCCAATTCTGCTAACTCTGGTGGGAGTTGTAAATCCTGACTAGATCCTTGTAACTTACCCATTTGCAAACTTACTTTCCCTCTCAGCATGGCAACTTGCGCTTGTCGGAGTGCTTCTGCTTTGAGTGGTGTCTTCTGTAAATGTTGATAAAATTCAGTCATTAAAGCTAAGGTTCCCATATCGCTAACATTCCAAAGACTCGCTAAAACTGATTTCACTCCTGACTTCACTGTTAACCCCGCAAAACCTAATTCTGCTTCTCGATCTCCCAATGCAGTTCTACAAGCACTCAAAACTAATAAATCTACTGGTGGTTGACCCAATTTCAATTTTTCAATCTCATCTATTCCTATTCTTTCATTACCCCAGAACTGAATATAAGATTGATTAGGTTTTCCTGGTTTAAATTCTGCATGGGTAGCTAAATGAATAATTCCAAAAGGCTGTTTTTTTCTCTGTTCTTGTAAATTCTTGACTGTAAACTGTTGATTAACAAATTGTTTACCTAACCACAATTCTTGAGTAATTCTCTCCAATTCTACTGGTACGGCTGGTAAAGATTCAAGTTGAGAAAATTCGGATGCACCCATAGCCAAAACTTGTGCATTTTTAATTTTATTGTAGTCAGTTTTGATCAGGTTAAAAGCAGGAATCCGAGCAATACTATACTTTTCTACTATAAAGCTTTCTCCGTCATGCAATGCTGCTAAGGGTAGAGTCCGTAAACCAGAACCTAAACAGAAAAGTAATGTATCTATTTTTTCTGCTTTGAGAGTGGGTTCTAATGGTTTTACCATCCATTCATATAGTTTTTGGGCTGGTTTTAAATATGATTTAGTCTTGCGTCTACTGGGACTGGTGATTTCTGCCTTTAGTTTTTTGACAAGATTAATCAAAGTTTCTTTATCAGCATCTGTGACACTATAAACTTCTGGCTTTTTACTGGGAGTAATTATTACTAGTTGCAGTTGTTTCTCTCGCGGCCATATCCAGATTACCGCAGGGTTGCTGGCAGTTTGTTGAGATAGATTAGAAAGAGTTTTTGCTATATCTTCAGCCTTGAGTGAAAAATCGCCAAGATTTTGGTTAAAATACTCTTCATAATCTGTTTCCCAATGTTTTTCAACTTCATTGACTGCTGTAGTAAAGTCTTTGGTTTTGAGAAATCTATCCCAGTCTTGTTCTTTAACAGCGATCGCAGGTTGATGTTGGAAAATTAGGCTCAAGGTAATTGAGCTCAAAAATACTAATATTAGTAATAAAGGAAAGATAATCCATTTTTTTAATCTATTGTGAAGCATTAATTTACCCCAAAAGTATTGTAGGTTGGGTTGAGGAACCAAACCCAACAACCCAACATTAGTAAATACCAAACAGGTTGACATTTAGATCATCTGTCTGAATCAGGATTTAAGGATGAACAGGATGAAGATGCTATCATCAATCACCTATTAACTAAACAAGAAATTAGCACCAAATAGATTGATATTTACGTCAGCACCAATAAAGCCAGATATACCCGATAAAGTAGCTAATAACTGACCAGTTCCAAAACCAGAATTACCACCAATACCATCACCAATTCGTACTTGTGTATTCGCAG includes:
- a CDS encoding CHAT domain-containing protein; the encoded protein is MSTCLVFTNVGLLGLVPQPNLQYFWGKLMLHNRLKKWIIFPLLLILVFLSSITLSLIFQHQPAIAVKEQDWDRFLKTKDFTTAVNEVEKHWETDYEEYFNQNLGDFSLKAEDIAKTLSNLSQQTASNPAVIWIWPREKQLQLVIITPSKKPEVYSVTDADKETLINLVKKLKAEITSPSRRKTKSYLKPAQKLYEWMVKPLEPTLKAEKIDTLLFCLGSGLRTLPLAALHDGESFIVEKYSIARIPAFNLIKTDYNKIKNAQVLAMGASEFSQLESLPAVPVELERITQELWLGKQFVNQQFTVKNLQEQRKKQPFGIIHLATHAEFKPGKPNQSYIQFWGNERIGIDEIEKLKLGQPPVDLLVLSACRTALGDREAELGFAGLTVKSGVKSVLASLWNVSDMGTLALMTEFYQHLQKTPLKAEALRQAQVAMLRGKVSLQMGKLQGSSQDLQLPPELAELGDETFSHPYYWSAFTVIGNPW
- a CDS encoding metal-binding protein, which gives rise to MPSGQTHDRITIWSLPFVAGVTLVSTRSSNMTLLVAGGFMFGGLMFGPDLDIYSRQFQRWGFLRWIWLPYQKSLRHRSFLSHGPIIGTTLRVVYLTSFLAVVGILALVLFAKLGNVALNWGDVWRGVGRSLFLYYGEFFALFVGFELGAMSHSLSDWSNSAYKRFQKQGMQGLLPNGKMKRRKGVKAVKKRRGTLR
- a CDS encoding transporter substrate-binding domain-containing protein; its protein translation is MVQALSIRFRQIIAYLARKHHISLGLIGGMLVLLLISAPGLAQNPESQQPLLVATREIPPFVFSDQGKLSGFSIDLWDSIAKQMNVESKFVEYPTVADLLTAVKENKADLGISAISITAQRQENFDFSLPMLASGLQILVPKQVTSGNSLSNIWQLFFSAGLLQVIGVALVLVIIAAHIIWLSERHHPDGMIPKSYFPGIFKACWWAAATLGAQVDEMPKGAIGRILAIIWMFIAIIFVAYFTASATTELTVQQLQGDIRSINDLPGKVVATTSGSTAAAYLREKKITVSEFPKIEQAYDALLTKKAAAIVFDAPVLLFYAANEGKGKVEVVGSIFREENYGIVLPNESPYRKKINRALLNLREDGTYQALYEKWFDTNKS
- the mazG gene encoding nucleoside triphosphate pyrophosphohydrolase, with the translated sequence MVDNGVLVALQELIDVVAKLRSPGGCPWDLAQTPQSLTPCVIEEAYEVVDAIQTGDKNAIVEELGDLLLQVVLQAQIASEVGDFSLQEVAEGISQKLIRRHPHVFGDVTVKNIDEVRQNWETIKAAEKGETPEAQKLSDKLSRYRRSLPPLNAAMKISQKAANVGFEWNNVDEVWGKFHEELGEFQQALAEETKERQESELGDLLFAIIQVARWHNLDPSAGLQGTSQRFIQRLQKMEDVIDRPLTDYSLEELDALWQQAKAKLAQG